From the Lathyrus oleraceus cultivar Zhongwan6 chromosome 3, CAAS_Psat_ZW6_1.0, whole genome shotgun sequence genome, the window gaagattttccatttctgtaaaaaaaaaaataataataatttaaaaaaaaaaaaatttaaaaaaaaaaaaaaaaaacacgTACCGGAAGACTTAAAGAAAGacttccggtacacaaaaaaagcaaaccggaacacttctccaaagagttccggtatgcaatttttttttgaaatttttttatgtgaaccggaactctttccttaagtgttccggtttctttttttgtgttccggaagtcttcccaaaagtcttccggtttggaaaaatacataccggaagtctttttgcaagtgttccggtgcgaggggtgtgaaagtgtaatttttggaattttcaactgaatggtaaaaatgaaatggtaaattggttaaaaccaattaaggataaaatgggaatttttaaatttttatagGGGTATGAGATTAATTgtaggggtacaaggtaaaattttcttttttttatatttatGTTTGAAACtgtttttaaattttgaaaattttataattagaaatcaaatcaaatttTAGTTTTCAAAAATTTTGAAacttaaataaaaaattaatttaataaaaaattaattttaacttttaaaattttaaaacaaATTAGAAAACCACCTTATACAGAGCCTAATAAATTTCAACAAAGATTTTTTTGATTCAAGATTTTCtcaaatatataaatattatatgtaaaataaatatttttcaaGTGTTATCTTTTCACTCTTACATTCATTAGTAGAAAACAATTTTAAATCTTCAAAGTAACCATATAAAGGCAATATCCATATCTTTCGGAAATGTTATAATGATACAAATGCTTATTCCTCATTTAAAATTGAAAACCCAAAACCCTATTTCTTTCCTTCAAaccccttttctttctttagCACACCCTCTTTACTCTTCACACCCCTCCGTCATCACCTTCCTCCTATTGTTTCTTTCTCGCTCCACCTTCCATTGTTGCTGTGTGAACATGGATATAGAGACGAGACGGATTCAATTACAGTTCAATCAAACTCAGAAGCTCCGTCTGCAAAAGGCTATGGAATCTCTATCTTCTAATGTGAATTTCGATGCTTCAGTCACCATAGCCGATTCCATTCCTGTCAACTTTGAAGAAGGAGTACTCAAAGGACACGGAACTGCTGACCTAGACGGTGAAGTCGTTTCCACTCTCTGCGGCACTGTGGAGCGTGTTAACAAACTCGTTTATGTGCGTCCTTTGAGCTCAAGGTAAGTTTTCTTCttaacttgttcatttttaatatttttttttaatttttatgtttTAGTTTATTAATGGAATGTTGTGACTCAATCTTAGGTACAAACCTGAGGTTGGTGACATCGTTATAGGGCGCGTTGTTGAGGTACACTTTTATAATTTCCACTTCTAATTTATGTATTTGCTTTTACAAGTTTTTCGTTGCCATCGACttattgtttgttgttgttgttgttgttgttgttgttgtgtaGGTTGCTCAAAAGCATTGGAGATTGGATATCAATTGCAGTAAAAATGCTTATTTGATGATTTCTGCTATGAATGTGCTTGATGGTGTACAGGTATTATGCAATTCCCTTTATGGAGAAGATATCTTGTTTTCTGTTCTAGCTTGCACAGTTTATATTTTTTCTGAAATTTTGGAGACTTCTTTGAGGAAAATTAGTGTCTTTTCAATTAATGTTTAAGAAACTTGGATAAATTGATAGAATGGATTATGGGAGTTATCGATTAGTGGTCACTGTTTTGTCATATTGTTGCCATCAGGTCTGTCTTTGTGCAATGCAGACTATCTCAAAATTGCCACGGTTAAACTTTGGTTAAATAGGACTCAATATTTGCCACATTTGAACCGTGACTAACCTATTTATATAGGGCCTCCAAAATATTAAGACGACCCTAGTTGCCATAGCATCACGTTGTTGTTGAGTGAAACAATGGATGAACGAGAGGTGGATATGTTTTTAGTCGTTTATCATGATGAGTTTgtcatttcaattttttttttcatttgtgGTGAATTGATCTTAGAATAATTTGCAATTGTTAGATGATGGGATCAATGCCTTGGGACAGATATGGGAAGTTCTTAGTCGTAGGAGAAAGTTCCCCAGTGTTGATGTTGATATGCTTTTTCTGTCGAAACTGTCTGATATCTTGGTTGAACTGCAAGTATTATTAATGACCTGAATTGTGTGTTTGCTCTGTTCCATTATTTGATTTGATGGTCATCAATTTCTCTCTTCATGAAGTTATGTAAACTGATTTGAGGTGCTTGCGTAAAGAAACCATAATTCTTGAAGAAATAATATTTCAAGTTTAAATTTGTCACTCAAAATTGTTCTTTTCGTTGCTAGAGGCGAAGGACGTCAGGAGATGAGTTGAATATGCAATGTATTTTTGCGGAGGATGATTACATTTGTGTAAGTTGGATTCTATCTTGTATGTTATAATTTACTTACTTTTTATGAAAGAAAACAACAGCTGACTAGTGTTCTATATGATGAACATGTTCACAGGCTGAAGTTCGTGATTTTACGCATGGTGACATACACCTTCAAACAAGAAGTCAAAAACATGGAAAGGTTACTCTTGAAAACCTTGTAAACTATATTTCCATTATTGACACTCTTTAGTCTTTTCCTAGTGTTACTGATGGCTTTCAACTGTTTTGCAGCTTACTAGTGGTCAGTTGCTTACAGTCGCACCGTATTTAGTGAAGAGACAAAAACAACATTTCCATCATCTGGATCAATATGGTATTGATTTAATAATCGGCTGTAATGGGTTCATATGGGTTGGGGAACATGTTGGAGTCAGAGATGACATGGTTGAAGACCAAGTTAACCGATCTGAGCCAAACGTTTCAGTTCCGAATAAAAGTTCAGCGAGTCTTGAAGAACAAGAGAAAAACTATACGCCACTGGAGACTAGAAAATACATATGCCGGGCTGCAAATGCTGTAAGAGTATTGTCCACTCTAGGGTTCATCATAACATTGGAAAGTATCAAGGGTGTTATCGATCTAAGTGTTTCGGCTAATCTTGATATAAACGACATGCTTGGTTCTGAGTTCTGTGTCATGGTTGCTGAAAAAGAGGCAGAGAGGAGAAACTCAGATAAAGGGAAGGTTTTGATATAAAGTCTTATGTCTGTCCATCCGTTGGATTCATAAAAAAAATCCCATGAATAAGTtacatgaaaaataaaataaagattTAATTTCCAAATACTTTTCTAAAAATGTGTTTAGCATATAGTTTGATATATTCTTTGGAAAATGAATAGTGATATATTTTTCTCAAAACAAATCATGTGAAATTTTGTAGGAATTATTCTCATAGGAGTAAAACCATGGAATTACTAAAGTTACGGAAGTTCTTTCATTCTATGGAACTTTTATTTTTGTGAATAACTTTTTTAAACCTTGTAACAAACATAGAAATAATTATTTTTTACTCATGTATTTTCGAAAATATAATTTCCAGAACTGTCTCAAATTTTTTTTACAGATCTTGTGTAAGTTAGTCAAAATTAAATAATATCCGAAAAATTAAATATAGGGAAATCATACTATTTCATCTCTAAGTTATCAGCAAGACATAAAAATACTCACTGATATTTCATTTATACCTTGTCTAGAGAAATCCACATGtgaaaaattcaaataatttttaagaaataaataatttaaagtaATAAAAAATATGTCAAAAGCATATTCAGAAGGAAAAAAACTACTATACAGAGAAGTTAGATTTATCATTAAATTGTAACTTCCAAAAAACTTAAACAAATATAAAAACTATAACAACACAACTTAAGAATGAGACTGgaataataaaaaaatcaacCGAAAATTCCTTTACTTAAAATCATAATTTTCCTACAAAAGAATTATTCAAGAAAAAAAAACCTCAATTATActaaaaaaaaagagagaaatcTCTAAAATGTAGTTGGTTTTTATTTTCTCAACGGTTATTATTCTTTTAAATATAGCTTAAAGAAACCAATTTTAAAAAGAAAGATAATTTTTAGAGTAAATCAAAATTACATAAATAGATTAGAAAGatatatttacaaataaaatTCATAAATAAATATCAATAGTTAGTTTCGAGTGGTGATTGGCGTTGAAAGGATAAGTTCAATTTTCCATGACtaggcatggcaacggggcgggtcggggacggtttttacctcccACAAACCCAAATCCGAATCCCAAAACAATCTCTGTTCCCCGCCCCAAATTcaaacggggatggagaatcaaaacccaaacccgtcccaaacgggttcgggtatccccacctcgccaccattcatttaatgaaatcaatttttttaatagaaatatttattttttccaaactaaaattacattacaaataataaaataaaacaatctaaaaaaatttcattcatatattttaaataataaatttaaattaaaactttaaccacatatttaatattctaaattatcaaataataataataatatacataataaaataaacgAGGCGtgttcggggtgggtactagtgtccccattatCCGACCCatccccatattttataatcggggaaAATTCAAACCCGAACTCAGTTAAAGCGGattttccccgtcaacttcggggcgAGTTCGGGTGGGTACCCACTGATATGGGTTATATTGCCATGCCTATCCATGACTATAATTGAAAGACGAAACAAAATTGAAAATTACTATGAAGTATGCACGAGAcaataaataatataaataaaaactttaaaaattaaaataatataaacaATATTCCATAAATGAAATGCTGAAAAGAGAAGAAGGGGTAAGAGAAACTGAAGTTAAAATTACATTGCATAATGCTAATCTACACACTTGAGAGAGATTCATTTTTCATAAGTAACATTGCAATTAAATAAATCAGCGTACAATgatttttttggatttttttttcaaaataatcatttttttcaatttttttttcaaaataatcaattattcaaaaaaaatacaaaaataaccgagtttggtagaggatgcgtcagatgaattggcgcatccCTAATACTtgaagaggaggcgccaataacattgacgcatgcattgggctcctcatgaggaggcgccaatgctagtggcgcctacattgggcctcatgaggaggcgaCAATGCTAATGGCGCCTAGGTGCATTTGGTTGGTGTATGCGTCAATTCATCTGTCGCATACACCCCCTcctatatttttttatttttaatttttttaattattaatatttaatttttattatttaataattaagaaatagtaatgaaaataaatcaattaattgaagatgtaataattggttacattggatgacaataaactaatgaccgacccgattataacgtcccccggttccacatcccggtgcgttagtttgtctccaaggtctcccacgattttcttgaggtgtttgtggtctttgtgtgctgacctgatcgagcgatggctggTTGGAAGGTCCGACGGAAAttccagcggtatttgacagatgtgtcatcatttgctcctaatatccggaggggctctgaccaacggcgcttccgtaatggagttcggtgcccatgtcatcgtagttgGGGTTAGGTGAATTGGGGACGGTATAATTGCTCAAATTGGGCCATTGagtcgttttggaaacgaagcaatggttcctaGGGCGTAGTATAGTTACacaatggttgggtgttatgttgatgggatgtttggatggtcattggtggggggctacgatgaagtgacccatatgaattaTCTGGGCTGTAGACGGTTGTGATTGCGGgctttgattcttggttttgtgtttgggtgaGTGGTATGAACGGgttgcgacgttggatggttggttgttgtgtggttggcatgaacgggttgcgatgttgggtgtttggttCTTGTGTGTATGTGGTTGGTTGATGTTGTGTTGTTAGTTGTTGGGTTGTATGGCCTCCAgacaaactgtaaaacaatacgaaacgattaaatggaaaataatttgagaagtatttttaaattaaaatatagttgggtaggattattacatcgtcatgtcctatgtggtccaatagatttcgatagactacaatagcgtgtttcagacacctgttgtagttcattccccttactaaccacctaagataaaaaagaagtgaaaaatattatttactgttaattataatattaaatataattaactaaatggtgaatggtaaagtgttagatttatttggttgcaaacgggaacacgaatgggcgctcatttatcggggcgagcgacaACATTCTTGACCACCCCCAAGCTTGAAacaaatacgcacatgaaaaaaaagtacatgtattcttttttgcagttctacacattgcactatatagatgggccaacatAGTTGAACCCCAAttataagtgtttaccttattaatgttgcgtaataaaggtaaatacattatatttacagaattacatgtactttttggaaacaaaaaattaccaaataaaatcataatataacaccgagcttttattattttctcatactcggttgaatcgtcggacaatactatactgacataatattgttttaggtattttaaatttataccttgcccccttgcttgaccggatgtgtctccctcagtttcgtcgtctaacaaaggggcacccaataattcattgcagatattgttgtcttggttaactcgaCCAATCACTTCCTTTCCGTCTATACAaagacccaacaacatgtacacgtcctcaagtgtgacggtacactcaccgatcggaaggtgaaatgtgtggatctcgggtctccacctctccaacaaagccagaatgaacttgtagtccaccgagtacgaaacaatgttgagtagatttccaaattcacatcctctaatatatggttctattaaaggatcatggggtacatattcatgtacacggcatctaaaccgcttcggatcctaataacaaaaaagtaagaaaatacaattagaagaagaaatacatactcaacaaacacacatctataagaagtaagaaaaacatagaAAGTAAAAAGAGAGAGCTAACAAATGTATAAGACTAAAAGCATAaaaagtaaaaagagagagataacatacaaatgccgaGATATTCTCGAGTGTTCTTCTGTGTTCATCgccatagtcaacaaagacatgatttgattttgcaaagcttgagtgtggtagaggaaacaagtgtggtagaagaatataattgagtattgatgaagatgatttgatattgttgatacgagaggctatttatagatgaatgagtgagtaggtttgcaACCTAAAATGAATGTGATTGGTTGCATGAAATGGCAAGAGAAGACAAGGGAATGACAAACTTCAGAAAGTATGTGAGAGAAAGCATGTGAGGAATCTCTTCTACGTGCATGTGAAGAAACCACATGTAAGGGAAGAGACGCCATTCCtcttggcgcctacatgtgattcttcacatgcaaggaagaggcgcccttcctcttggcgccttagtgtggggcaatgggaaggggcgcccttccAAGTGGCGCCTAAGACCAAGTTTTGTGAAGAGGCGCCTAACCCTTTGGCGCCCCAGTTACTTTATGacgcctagggaatgggcgcctaggtGGGAATCTTAGGGCTCAGGGTTCAGAGATTCTTTGATTCCCTATGTGTGTTCTTGTCACTCTTTTCTCTGCATGGTTGATTCTCTCTAGTGCATGCATGATCAAGTTTGTACAGACAATGACCAACTTATCAATGCAACGACCAAGTTAGCAATGACCAAGCTATTTATGCTATGCAGATGAACAACTTAGTAATACATTCAATTCCATTAAAGCtatctacatatttaatatttcaacaaaatgtcttccacaaaaaaaatgtcttccacacaactTCCCAAATACCAGTTGGCTCTAAATAATATGCTCCTGGGACAATTGTCAAGATGGAAACATTACCCACCTATACATcagatggtacgtgtgctgttggaaatagaatatttcagcgtctattctgggcgtatcaaccatgtatcatagttttttctttctgtaaaccaattatacaaattgatggtacatgaTTGTAcgaaaaatacaaaggaacgttactgatggcagtggcacaagatgggaacatcaatatttttccaatcgcctttgccctagttgaaggggagactgctgagggatgaagtttttttCAAAGAAGTCTCCGATTGCAtgttgcacctcagcctaacttgtgtgtgatctccgacagacacctctcaatcatcagtgcatataataacattgacaacggct encodes:
- the LOC127132128 gene encoding exosome complex component RRP4 homolog — encoded protein: MIQMLIPHLKLKTQNPISFLQTPFLSLAHPLYSSHPSVITFLLLFLSRSTFHCCCVNMDIETRRIQLQFNQTQKLRLQKAMESLSSNVNFDASVTIADSIPVNFEEGVLKGHGTADLDGEVVSTLCGTVERVNKLVYVRPLSSRYKPEVGDIVIGRVVEVAQKHWRLDINCSKNAYLMISAMNVLDGVQRRRTSGDELNMQCIFAEDDYICAEVRDFTHGDIHLQTRSQKHGKLTSGQLLTVAPYLVKRQKQHFHHLDQYGIDLIIGCNGFIWVGEHVGVRDDMVEDQVNRSEPNVSVPNKSSASLEEQEKNYTPLETRKYICRAANAVRVLSTLGFIITLESIKGVIDLSVSANLDINDMLGSEFCVMVAEKEAERRNSDKGKVLI